In a single window of the Nocardiopsis composta genome:
- a CDS encoding M1 family metallopeptidase, whose product MRRTLLRGGAGAAAAALLLAAAPVASADPAGGIGDPYFPDYGNTGYDVGHYDLRLDYAPDTDRLAGTATLVATATEDLDSFTLDFLLDVDSVRVNGKKAGFSAAGEHKVEVVPAAPVAEGERLTVVVKYADVPSSVKWGDGSVTGWNRTPDGAIALGQPEAAWWWFPGNDHPLDKATFDVRISVPEGYRAVSNGVLTGEQVIGGKSVYTWRQDQPSATYLATLAVGEYEVHEDETDAGLPVYDAYAESLGSLAGPAKASIERGPEILEFQEESFGPYPYNALGGVVAGPDADLGFALETQTRPVYSHAFFQRGSNTYVVAHELAHQWWGDHVSVEGWDDIWLNEGFASYAEWMWSEHEGEGTAQELAEYTYRSYPADDPFWEVTPGDPGAENVFHSAVYDRGALAVHALRTEIGDDAFGELARSWQQKNAHGNGTVEEFIALSEQVSGKDLGELYDTWLYSQGRPPEVPGAEDSPATLKSAPEEPDSWQVIQRNRELLHRH is encoded by the coding sequence ATGCGACGCACTCTGCTGCGCGGCGGCGCCGGTGCCGCCGCGGCGGCGCTGCTGCTCGCCGCGGCACCGGTGGCCTCCGCCGATCCGGCCGGCGGCATCGGCGACCCCTACTTCCCCGACTACGGGAACACCGGTTACGACGTCGGCCACTACGACCTGCGGCTGGACTACGCCCCGGACACCGACCGGCTCGCCGGTACCGCCACCCTGGTCGCCACCGCGACCGAGGACCTGGACTCCTTCACCCTGGACTTCCTGCTCGACGTGGACTCGGTCCGGGTGAACGGGAAGAAGGCCGGGTTCTCCGCGGCCGGCGAGCACAAGGTGGAGGTCGTTCCGGCGGCGCCGGTCGCCGAGGGCGAGCGGCTCACCGTGGTGGTCAAGTACGCCGACGTCCCCTCCTCGGTGAAGTGGGGGGACGGCTCGGTGACCGGATGGAACCGCACCCCGGACGGCGCGATCGCGCTCGGCCAGCCCGAGGCGGCGTGGTGGTGGTTCCCCGGCAACGACCACCCGCTGGACAAGGCCACCTTCGACGTGCGCATCTCGGTCCCCGAGGGGTACCGGGCGGTGAGCAACGGCGTGCTCACCGGCGAGCAGGTCATCGGCGGCAAGAGCGTCTACACCTGGCGCCAGGACCAGCCGTCCGCCACCTACCTGGCCACCCTCGCGGTCGGCGAGTACGAGGTGCACGAGGACGAGACCGACGCCGGGCTGCCGGTCTACGACGCCTACGCCGAGAGCCTCGGTTCGCTGGCCGGCCCGGCAAAGGCCAGCATCGAGCGCGGCCCGGAGATCCTGGAGTTCCAGGAGGAGTCCTTCGGCCCCTACCCGTACAACGCCCTGGGCGGGGTGGTGGCCGGCCCCGACGCCGACCTCGGCTTCGCACTGGAGACCCAGACCCGGCCGGTCTACAGCCACGCGTTCTTCCAGCGCGGCTCCAACACCTACGTGGTCGCGCACGAGCTGGCCCACCAGTGGTGGGGCGACCACGTCTCGGTCGAGGGCTGGGACGACATCTGGCTGAACGAGGGCTTCGCCAGCTACGCCGAGTGGATGTGGTCCGAGCACGAGGGCGAGGGGACCGCCCAGGAGCTGGCCGAGTACACCTACCGCTCCTACCCCGCCGACGACCCGTTCTGGGAGGTGACGCCGGGCGACCCGGGCGCGGAGAACGTGTTCCACTCTGCGGTCTACGACCGCGGCGCGCTGGCGGTGCACGCGCTGCGCACCGAGATCGGCGACGACGCGTTCGGCGAGCTGGCCCGGTCCTGGCAGCAGAAGAACGCGCACGGCAACGGGACCGTCGAGGAGTTCATCGCGCTGTCGGAGCAGGTCTCCGGCAAGGACCTCGGCGAGCTCTACGACACCTGGCTCTACTCCCAGGGCCGCCCGCCGGAGGTGCCCGGGGCCGAGGACTCCCCGGCCACCCTGAAGTCCGCCCCCGAGGAGCCGGACTCCTGGCAGGTCATCCAGCGCAACCGGGAGCTGCTGCACCGGCACTGA